The following proteins come from a genomic window of Natronosalvus vescus:
- a CDS encoding lysylphosphatidylglycerol synthase transmembrane domain-containing protein: MHYRRAIAGLSIALVLVGLLVYGVGWEDVLEALRAASPAYVGAAFLSGALVLALRGAVVDRLLRPVAGSATGIAFVAAFLSGYFARSALPWGRSTGSPVMAFLLAKNSDSRFEDNLAVVALAELFVFVGSLLVALVGAVAVFGHAEYDLCWTIGDGLSPAAISDTTTGIVLVLGTVLFAGVVLIYARSGSDLETVAYAFTRRVDDVVQPVPRVSRADPVSYRLDGFIRTLETVSAARRTLVIALTIGFVSWLVNVLPLYFALLALGVEGSLPLAMLCAPLAAFGGVIPLPGGTGGIEAALVVLLVAIGGLPADLATAVTLLYRLTTYWLHLTLGGSGALFLSVRGDRTLTV; the protein is encoded by the coding sequence ATGCACTATCGGCGCGCGATCGCTGGCCTCTCGATCGCGCTCGTTCTCGTCGGGTTACTTGTCTACGGCGTTGGCTGGGAAGACGTCCTCGAGGCGCTTCGGGCCGCCTCCCCGGCCTACGTCGGTGCCGCGTTTCTCTCGGGTGCGCTCGTGTTGGCACTCCGTGGTGCCGTCGTCGATCGCTTGCTCAGGCCAGTGGCCGGTAGCGCAACCGGAATCGCCTTCGTCGCCGCGTTCCTGTCGGGGTATTTCGCTCGGAGTGCGCTCCCCTGGGGGCGTTCGACGGGATCGCCGGTCATGGCCTTTCTTCTCGCGAAAAACTCCGATTCGCGGTTCGAGGACAATCTCGCCGTCGTCGCACTCGCAGAACTCTTCGTCTTCGTCGGTAGCCTCCTCGTGGCACTCGTCGGCGCGGTTGCCGTCTTCGGCCACGCCGAATACGATCTCTGCTGGACGATCGGTGACGGCCTCTCCCCAGCGGCCATCAGCGACACGACGACCGGTATAGTACTCGTGCTCGGAACGGTGCTCTTCGCCGGCGTCGTTTTAATTTATGCACGCAGCGGCAGCGACCTCGAGACCGTCGCCTACGCGTTCACCCGGCGGGTGGACGACGTCGTACAACCAGTTCCGCGCGTCTCGAGGGCTGACCCTGTGAGCTACCGTCTGGACGGATTTATCCGGACGCTCGAGACGGTGAGTGCTGCACGGCGGACGCTGGTGATCGCTCTCACCATTGGGTTCGTTAGCTGGCTCGTCAACGTACTCCCGCTGTATTTCGCGTTGCTGGCGCTCGGCGTCGAGGGATCGCTCCCGCTGGCGATGCTCTGTGCGCCGCTGGCGGCGTTCGGTGGCGTTATCCCCCTTCCCGGTGGCACCGGTGGAATCGAGGCCGCACTCGTCGTGTTGCTCGTCGCGATCGGGGGCCTCCCGGCCGATCTTGCCACCGCCGTCACCCTCCTCTATCGGCTGACGACCTACTGGCTACACCTGACACTCGGGGGCTCGGGGGCGCTCTTTCTGTCCGTTCGTGGCGATCGGACGCTCACGGTGTGA
- a CDS encoding NAD(P)-dependent glycerol-1-phosphate dehydrogenase has protein sequence MFEKSTWIRLPRNVVVGHDVLSETVAVVDDLHLEGRPLLVTSPTPRKLAAEPIAADFRERGIEPAIVTVEEASFDAVETVLETAEAEDVSYLMGVGGGKAIDIAKMATDHLNAGFISVPTAASHDGIVSNRGSVPDGDTRHSVAAEPPLAVIADTGILANAPWELTTAGCADIISNYTAVMDWRLAHRLKNVEYSEYAAALAEMTAEILVGNADMIKPGLEDSAWIVTKALVSSGVAMSIASSSRPASGAEHLFSHQLDRLAPGAALHGHQVGVGAIMIAYLHGGERGIWVDIRDALASIDAPTTAAELDIDDETVIEALTTCHAIRDRYTILGDGMDERAAREVATKTGVIE, from the coding sequence ATGTTCGAGAAGTCGACGTGGATTCGACTCCCGCGGAACGTCGTCGTCGGACACGACGTCCTTTCAGAGACCGTCGCTGTCGTCGACGACCTCCACCTCGAGGGCCGACCGCTGCTCGTGACCAGCCCCACCCCGCGGAAACTCGCCGCCGAACCGATTGCGGCGGACTTCCGGGAACGGGGTATCGAGCCGGCGATCGTCACCGTCGAAGAGGCCAGTTTCGACGCGGTCGAAACCGTCCTGGAGACGGCCGAGGCCGAAGACGTGTCGTACCTGATGGGCGTCGGCGGTGGGAAGGCGATCGACATCGCGAAGATGGCGACCGACCACCTGAACGCCGGGTTCATCTCGGTTCCGACGGCGGCGAGCCACGACGGAATCGTCAGCAACCGCGGATCGGTTCCGGACGGCGACACCCGCCACAGCGTCGCCGCCGAACCGCCGCTCGCGGTCATCGCTGACACCGGGATACTGGCGAATGCCCCCTGGGAACTCACGACGGCCGGCTGTGCGGACATCATCTCGAATTACACGGCCGTGATGGACTGGCGGCTGGCTCACCGCCTGAAGAACGTCGAGTACTCCGAATATGCCGCTGCGCTCGCGGAGATGACCGCCGAAATTCTCGTCGGCAACGCGGACATGATCAAACCGGGTCTCGAGGACTCGGCGTGGATCGTCACGAAGGCGCTCGTCTCCTCTGGGGTTGCGATGTCCATCGCTAGCTCCTCGAGACCGGCGAGCGGCGCGGAACACCTCTTTTCACACCAGCTCGATCGGCTCGCGCCGGGGGCAGCCTTGCACGGCCACCAGGTCGGCGTCGGCGCGATCATGATCGCCTACCTTCACGGGGGAGAGCGGGGTATCTGGGTCGACATTCGGGACGCCCTCGCGAGCATCGACGCTCCGACGACGGCGGCGGAACTGGACATCGACGACGAAACGGTGATCGAGGCGCTGACAACCTGTCACGCGATCCGCGATCGATACACGATTCTGGGTGACGGGATGGACGAACGGGCTGCTCGGGAGGTGGCGACGAAAACGGGCGTCATCGAGTGA
- a CDS encoding hydantoinase/oxoprolinase family protein, producing the protein MTTPTGWRVGVDVGGTFTDVVTVRDGTIHVTKTPSTPNVPDEGVVDGLEARRRHGVANRDTRQDAQDAQDESGLEYGDIDFFAHGTTVATNAVLEGEWADTALVTTGGFRDVLEIGRQARPDIYDFDVTKPEPIVPRDRRYEVTERLDERGRVETPLEPESVNAVADALADTDVDSIAISLLFSFENTDHERRVRDRLEDVGIDASFSLSSDVLPEIREYERTLATALNAALKPVMDAYIGRLASSIDDLGVPAPLRIMQSNGGLIDADQARNRPINTLLSGPAAGVQGAAHVAGLQGLENVLTLDMGGTSCDVSMIRDGEPVVSTDVTVGDYPVGVSMVDVHTIGAGGGSIAWIDAGGALRVGPRSAGAVPGPICYGRGGEEPTVTDAHLLLGRLDPEAFLSDALEVDVDRVESIVAERIADPLGMSIEEAAQGILDVANANMERALRVVSVERGHDPREFVLVAFGGAGPLHASALADGLDIPRVVVPRTAGVLSALGLVLTDRIHDASTSMVRRLADVSSETLEATFERLEREGYDRLAGDGTADDGTDENGRIVLERAIDLRYVGQSFDLTIALPDEPVTQSVLEVATRRFHERHEQRYGHASPDESIELVTVRLRARGLVDTPTLTASNRDGDPDDAIREERPVGFDERTHDTRIYDRDRLPADVALEGPAIVEGAESTVVIRPGQHATVDEYGSLLVEGER; encoded by the coding sequence ATGACCACACCCACCGGCTGGCGCGTTGGCGTCGACGTCGGCGGTACTTTCACGGACGTCGTCACCGTCCGCGATGGGACGATCCACGTCACGAAGACGCCGTCGACCCCCAATGTACCCGACGAGGGCGTCGTCGACGGCCTCGAGGCGCGACGCCGACACGGCGTAGCGAACCGTGATACCCGCCAGGACGCCCAGGACGCCCAGGACGAATCGGGCCTCGAGTACGGCGACATCGACTTCTTCGCGCACGGGACGACCGTCGCGACCAACGCCGTCCTCGAGGGCGAGTGGGCCGACACCGCGCTCGTCACCACCGGGGGCTTTCGGGACGTCCTCGAGATCGGCCGCCAGGCACGTCCCGACATCTACGATTTCGACGTGACGAAACCGGAACCGATCGTCCCCCGCGACAGGCGCTACGAGGTCACCGAACGACTCGACGAACGCGGGCGCGTCGAGACGCCGCTCGAGCCAGAGAGCGTAAACGCTGTCGCCGACGCACTCGCGGATACAGACGTCGATAGCATCGCCATCTCGCTGCTGTTCTCGTTCGAAAACACCGACCACGAGCGACGGGTTCGTGACCGCCTCGAGGATGTGGGTATCGACGCCTCGTTCTCGCTCTCGAGTGACGTCCTCCCCGAAATTCGGGAGTACGAACGGACGCTCGCCACGGCCCTGAACGCTGCACTCAAACCCGTGATGGACGCCTACATCGGTCGCCTCGCCTCGAGCATCGACGACCTCGGGGTTCCCGCTCCGCTCCGTATCATGCAGTCGAACGGGGGACTCATCGACGCCGACCAGGCCCGTAACCGACCGATCAACACGCTCCTTTCGGGACCTGCAGCGGGCGTCCAGGGGGCGGCCCACGTCGCCGGACTCCAGGGTCTCGAGAACGTCCTGACCCTGGACATGGGCGGCACTTCCTGTGACGTGTCGATGATCCGTGACGGCGAGCCCGTCGTCTCGACCGACGTCACCGTGGGCGACTATCCCGTCGGCGTCTCCATGGTCGACGTCCACACGATCGGTGCTGGCGGCGGTTCCATCGCCTGGATCGACGCTGGCGGTGCGCTCCGCGTCGGCCCGAGGTCGGCGGGTGCGGTACCCGGCCCGATCTGCTACGGACGAGGCGGCGAGGAGCCGACCGTGACCGACGCCCATCTGCTCCTCGGTCGGCTCGATCCGGAAGCATTTCTGTCGGACGCTCTCGAGGTCGACGTCGACCGCGTCGAATCGATCGTCGCCGAACGGATCGCCGATCCGCTCGGGATGAGCATCGAGGAGGCCGCCCAGGGGATCCTCGATGTCGCCAATGCGAACATGGAACGCGCCCTCAGGGTCGTGAGCGTCGAACGGGGACACGACCCCCGCGAGTTCGTCCTCGTCGCCTTCGGCGGCGCGGGCCCGCTCCACGCGAGCGCTCTCGCCGATGGACTCGATATCCCGAGAGTGGTGGTTCCCAGAACCGCGGGCGTCCTCTCCGCACTGGGTCTGGTGCTCACCGACCGCATCCACGACGCCAGCACCTCGATGGTCAGACGGCTCGCGGACGTTTCGTCAGAGACCCTCGAGGCCACATTCGAACGGCTCGAGCGCGAGGGGTACGACCGATTGGCCGGTGACGGAACCGCGGACGACGGCACTGACGAGAACGGTCGAATCGTCCTCGAACGCGCCATTGACCTACGATATGTCGGTCAGTCGTTCGATCTGACGATTGCGCTCCCCGACGAACCGGTGACACAATCGGTACTCGAAGTCGCCACCCGACGGTTCCACGAGCGACACGAGCAACGATACGGTCACGCCTCACCCGACGAATCGATCGAACTCGTCACCGTCCGACTGCGAGCTCGCGGCCTCGTCGATACGCCGACGCTCACAGCATCCAATCGAGACGGTGATCCGGACGATGCGATCCGGGAGGAACGGCCAGTCGGATTCGACGAACGAACCCACGACACGCGAATCTACGATCGCGATCGACTGCCAGCCGATGTAGCTCTCGAGGGGCCGGCGATCGTCGAGGGGGCAGAGAGCACCGTCGTCATCCGGCCGGGCCAACACGCGACCGTCGACGAGTACGGCAGCCTTCTCGTGGAGGGAGAGCGATGA